One region of Chanodichthys erythropterus isolate Z2021 chromosome 24, ASM2448905v1, whole genome shotgun sequence genomic DNA includes:
- the csnk2a2b gene encoding casein kinase II subunit alpha' isoform X2 — protein MPGPVAGSKSRVYADVNTLKSREYWDYEAHVPTWSNQEDYQLVRKLGRGKYSEVFEAININNNEKVVVKILKPVKKKKIKREIKILENLRGGTNIIQLMDTVKDPVELYQKLTDYDIRFYMYELLKALDYCHSMGIMHRDVKPHNVMIDHQLRKLRLIDWGLAEFYHPAQEYNVRVASRYFKGPELLVDYQMYDYSLDMWSLGCMLASMIFQKEPFFHGQDNYDQLVRIAKVLGTDELFGYLRKYHIELDPRFKDLLGQQTRKRWEQFVQTENQHLVSPEALDLLDKLLRYDHQQRLTATEAMEHPYFYPVVKEQSHTNTDGTIVSSGTNTPR, from the exons ATGCCCGGCCCAGTGGCCGGTAGTAAATCTCGGGTGTATGCCGATGTCAACACTTTGAAGAGCAGGGAATATTGGGACTATGAGGCCCATGTGCCCACCTGGAG TAACCAGGAGGATTACCAGCTGGTACGGAAGCTCGGGAGGGGCAAATACAGTGAGGTCTTCGAGGCTATCAACATCAACAATAATGAGAAGGTTGTGGTCAAAATCCTCAAG CCTGTCAAGAAAAAGAAGATCAAGAGGGAGATCAAGATCTTGGAGAACCTACGAGGGGGAACCAACATCATTCAGCTAATGGACACAGTAAAGGACCCTGTG GAACTGTATCAAAAGTTAACAGATTATGATATACGTTTTTACATGTATGAACTACTAAAG GCTCTGGACTACTGCCACAGTATGGGGATCATGCACCGCGATGTCAAACCCCACAATGTTATGATCGATCACCAGTTAAGGAAG CTGAGGTTGATAGACTGGGGTCTTGCTGAGTTCTACCACCCTGCACAGGAGTACAATGTCAGAGTGGCTTCACGCTATTTCAAGGGTCCAGAACTGTTGGTGGACTATCAG ATGTATGATTACAGTCTGGACATGTGGAGTCTGGGCTGCATGCTGGCCAGTATGATCTTTCAGAAAGAGCCCTTCTTTCACGGCCAAGACAACTACGATCAG TTGGTGCGGATTGCAAAGGTTCTCGGAACAGATGAGTTATTTGGCTACCTGCGCAAATACCACATTGAACTGGACCCGCGATTCAAAGACCTGCTCGGCCA GCAGACACGGAAGCGCTGGGAACAGTTTGTGCAGACTGAGAACCAGCATTTGGTCAGCCCAGAGGCTCTGGACCTTCTCGACAAGCTGCTACGCTACGACCATCAGCAGAGACTGACTGCCACCGAGGCCATGGAGCACCCTTATTTCT ATCCAGTGGTGAAGGAGCAGTCTCACACTAATACAGATGGCACCATAGTGTCAAGTGGAACCAACACACCCCGATGA
- the csnk2a2b gene encoding casein kinase II subunit alpha' isoform X1: protein MPGPVAGSKSRVYADVNTLKSREYWDYEAHVPTWSNQEDYQLVRKLGRGKYSEVFEAININNNEKVVVKILKPVKKKKIKREIKILENLRGGTNIIQLMDTVKDPVSRTPALVFECINNTDFKELYQKLTDYDIRFYMYELLKALDYCHSMGIMHRDVKPHNVMIDHQLRKLRLIDWGLAEFYHPAQEYNVRVASRYFKGPELLVDYQMYDYSLDMWSLGCMLASMIFQKEPFFHGQDNYDQLVRIAKVLGTDELFGYLRKYHIELDPRFKDLLGQQTRKRWEQFVQTENQHLVSPEALDLLDKLLRYDHQQRLTATEAMEHPYFYPVVKEQSHTNTDGTIVSSGTNTPR, encoded by the exons ATGCCCGGCCCAGTGGCCGGTAGTAAATCTCGGGTGTATGCCGATGTCAACACTTTGAAGAGCAGGGAATATTGGGACTATGAGGCCCATGTGCCCACCTGGAG TAACCAGGAGGATTACCAGCTGGTACGGAAGCTCGGGAGGGGCAAATACAGTGAGGTCTTCGAGGCTATCAACATCAACAATAATGAGAAGGTTGTGGTCAAAATCCTCAAG CCTGTCAAGAAAAAGAAGATCAAGAGGGAGATCAAGATCTTGGAGAACCTACGAGGGGGAACCAACATCATTCAGCTAATGGACACAGTAAAGGACCCTGTG TCTCGAACACCTGCGCTTGTCTTTGAATGCATCAATAACACAGATTTTAAG GAACTGTATCAAAAGTTAACAGATTATGATATACGTTTTTACATGTATGAACTACTAAAG GCTCTGGACTACTGCCACAGTATGGGGATCATGCACCGCGATGTCAAACCCCACAATGTTATGATCGATCACCAGTTAAGGAAG CTGAGGTTGATAGACTGGGGTCTTGCTGAGTTCTACCACCCTGCACAGGAGTACAATGTCAGAGTGGCTTCACGCTATTTCAAGGGTCCAGAACTGTTGGTGGACTATCAG ATGTATGATTACAGTCTGGACATGTGGAGTCTGGGCTGCATGCTGGCCAGTATGATCTTTCAGAAAGAGCCCTTCTTTCACGGCCAAGACAACTACGATCAG TTGGTGCGGATTGCAAAGGTTCTCGGAACAGATGAGTTATTTGGCTACCTGCGCAAATACCACATTGAACTGGACCCGCGATTCAAAGACCTGCTCGGCCA GCAGACACGGAAGCGCTGGGAACAGTTTGTGCAGACTGAGAACCAGCATTTGGTCAGCCCAGAGGCTCTGGACCTTCTCGACAAGCTGCTACGCTACGACCATCAGCAGAGACTGACTGCCACCGAGGCCATGGAGCACCCTTATTTCT ATCCAGTGGTGAAGGAGCAGTCTCACACTAATACAGATGGCACCATAGTGTCAAGTGGAACCAACACACCCCGATGA
- the cfap263 gene encoding cilia- and flagella-associated protein 263 isoform X1 yields MADKTENIKTDMDQNQLVELVKDLKRSNAALQAEIDMCERYVETFFETASEMEMATSPGRKSKVRTPERQQFLTLEQKCNVAQSVLKQMTKDLKRAKDHSERELDNYKATLEEADIHLVEVKKECCQFDSDICKALRDKKCLTMTAEKVIRYIEDKIRAKENLIEKLHRKNTALLEHKKKLQVKLQQQEEMCEGLTVLDLEQLKLENLKTRKRLDELNLEHSDLKLLAANTFQALNSNKKKLLTLKHESDVLSSDIALRMKLLVKIEDETKQAEEERNKAEALNGKLRGQLASYHVPHVLQYIKVKESHSQLQKSVKEWERKVEIAEMALKTYTKSWDKLRIAAGARPVPTRHADSGLYGF; encoded by the exons ATGGCAGATAAGACAGAGAACATTAAAACCGACATGGATCAAAACCAACTTGTAGAACTTGTGAAGGACTTAAA ACGCTCCAATGCAGCGCTACAAGCAGAGATCGATATGTGTGAGCGATATGTGGAGACTTTTTTCGAAACAGCATCAGAGATGGAAATGGCAACG AGTCCAGGAAGGAAATCTAAAGTGCGCACTCCAGAGAGACAACAGTTCCTGACACTGGAACAGAAATGCAATGTCGCCCAAAGCGTGCTTAAACAGATGACTAAGGATTTGAAGAGAGCGAAAGACCATTCAGAAAGAGAGCTGGACAATTACAAG GCAACTCTGGAAGAAGCTGATATCCACTTGGTGGAGGTTAAAAAAGAATGCTGCCAGTTTGATAGCGACATCTGTAAAGCACTGCGGGACAAAAAGTGTTTGACAATGACTGCTGAGAAGGTCATCAGATACATTGAGGACAAAATAAGAGCCAAG GAGAACTTGATCGAGAAGTTGCATCGGAAGAATACGGCACTCCTCGAACACAAGAAAAAACTACAGGTCAAGCTACAACAACAGGAGGAGATGTGTGAGGGGCTGACGGTGCTGGACTTAGAGCAGCTCAAGTTGGAGAACCTCAAGACTCGTAAACGACTGGATGAGCTAAACCTAGAACATTCTGATCTCAAACTGCTTGCAGCGAATACCTTCCAGGCCTTGAATTCTAATAAG AAGAAGCTTCTGACCTTGAAACACGAGTCAGATGTGCTGAGCAGTGACATTGCTTTACGGATGAAGTTACTGGTTAAGATTGAGGACGAGACCAAGCAAGCAGAGGAG GAACGAAACAAAGCAGAGGCTCTGAATGGGAAGTTGAGGGGCCAGTTGGCCAGCTATCACGTACCACATGTCCTACAATACATCAAGGTTAAAGAGTCCCACAGCCAGCTGCAGAAAAGTGTTAAAGAATGGGAACGCAAGGTAGAGATCGCAGAG ATGGCATTAAAAACATACACAAAATCCTGGGACAAGCTTCGGATCGCTGCTGGAGCCAGACCGGTTCCTACACGACATGCAGATTCTGGATTGTATGGGTTCTGA
- the cfap263 gene encoding cilia- and flagella-associated protein 263 isoform X2, with protein sequence MCERYVETFFETASEMEMATSPGRKSKVRTPERQQFLTLEQKCNVAQSVLKQMTKDLKRAKDHSERELDNYKATLEEADIHLVEVKKECCQFDSDICKALRDKKCLTMTAEKVIRYIEDKIRAKENLIEKLHRKNTALLEHKKKLQVKLQQQEEMCEGLTVLDLEQLKLENLKTRKRLDELNLEHSDLKLLAANTFQALNSNKKKLLTLKHESDVLSSDIALRMKLLVKIEDETKQAEEERNKAEALNGKLRGQLASYHVPHVLQYIKVKESHSQLQKSVKEWERKVEIAEMALKTYTKSWDKLRIAAGARPVPTRHADSGLYGF encoded by the exons ATGTGTGAGCGATATGTGGAGACTTTTTTCGAAACAGCATCAGAGATGGAAATGGCAACG AGTCCAGGAAGGAAATCTAAAGTGCGCACTCCAGAGAGACAACAGTTCCTGACACTGGAACAGAAATGCAATGTCGCCCAAAGCGTGCTTAAACAGATGACTAAGGATTTGAAGAGAGCGAAAGACCATTCAGAAAGAGAGCTGGACAATTACAAG GCAACTCTGGAAGAAGCTGATATCCACTTGGTGGAGGTTAAAAAAGAATGCTGCCAGTTTGATAGCGACATCTGTAAAGCACTGCGGGACAAAAAGTGTTTGACAATGACTGCTGAGAAGGTCATCAGATACATTGAGGACAAAATAAGAGCCAAG GAGAACTTGATCGAGAAGTTGCATCGGAAGAATACGGCACTCCTCGAACACAAGAAAAAACTACAGGTCAAGCTACAACAACAGGAGGAGATGTGTGAGGGGCTGACGGTGCTGGACTTAGAGCAGCTCAAGTTGGAGAACCTCAAGACTCGTAAACGACTGGATGAGCTAAACCTAGAACATTCTGATCTCAAACTGCTTGCAGCGAATACCTTCCAGGCCTTGAATTCTAATAAG AAGAAGCTTCTGACCTTGAAACACGAGTCAGATGTGCTGAGCAGTGACATTGCTTTACGGATGAAGTTACTGGTTAAGATTGAGGACGAGACCAAGCAAGCAGAGGAG GAACGAAACAAAGCAGAGGCTCTGAATGGGAAGTTGAGGGGCCAGTTGGCCAGCTATCACGTACCACATGTCCTACAATACATCAAGGTTAAAGAGTCCCACAGCCAGCTGCAGAAAAGTGTTAAAGAATGGGAACGCAAGGTAGAGATCGCAGAG ATGGCATTAAAAACATACACAAAATCCTGGGACAAGCTTCGGATCGCTGCTGGAGCCAGACCGGTTCCTACACGACATGCAGATTCTGGATTGTATGGGTTCTGA
- the znf319b gene encoding zinc finger protein 319: MTEAWQQHAVAPPPVVHTIPPGADALGCTVYGIVLQPDTALQQQSQQQQQQQQQQQQQQQQQHHSQQQHPAQAQQSSLHVGSEGGHKCGACGHDISHLANPHEHQCMVSQDRSFQCTQCLKIFHQATDLLEHQCVQVEQKPFVCGVCKMGFSLLTSLAQHHNAHNSGNPMKCSICEKTYRPGSGNATPTSSTATPGQPSNDEASSSGSAAVGTSGQPTFEPSQPDRPYKCSVCSKGFRHLSELTRHERVHTGEKPFKCETCDKSFSQSSHLAHHQRTHSSERPFKCAVCEKSFKHRSHLVRHMYAHSGEHLFKCNLCELHFKESSELLHHQCQPQGARPFRCATCGKGFKRPSDLRQHERTHSEERPFHCEDCQMSFKQQYALVRHRRTHKASADRPFKCNLCDKGFLQPSHLLYHQHVHGMDNLFKCASCGKGFSQSGELLRHKCGESSSTPTNPDKPYKCDVCGKAYKKATTLQRHQNSHCTEKPLKCSLCDRRFLSSSEFVQHRCDPSREKPLKCPDCEKRFKYSSEMQRHRRVHTGEKPYKCASCDKGFKQREHLAKHQSVHARDAQFKCVWCGERFADLGALQEHTVQHTAEGGGYPVSSLIQ, translated from the coding sequence ATGACGGAGGCGTGGCAGCAGCATGCTGTTGCCCCGCCTCCAGTTGTGCACACCATCCCACCAGGGGCGGATGCACTGGGCTGCACTGTCTACGGCATAGTCCTTCAGCCGGACACGGCATTGCAGCAACAATcccagcaacaacaacaacagcagcagcagcaacagcagcaacaacaacagcaacatcaCAGTCAGCAGCAGCATCCGGCACAAGCGCAGCAGTCCTCCTTGCATGTAGGGAGTGAGGGAGGACACAAGTGTGGTGCATGTGGCCATGACATTTCCCATCTGGCTAATCCACATGAGCACCAGTGCATGGTGAGCCAAGATCGTTCGTTTCAGTGCACGCAGTGTCTGAAAATCTTCCACCAAGCCACCGACCTGTTGGAGCACCAGTGTGTGCAGGTGGAGCAGAAACCCTttgtgtgtggagtgtgcaAGATGGGCTTCTCGCTACTAACTTCGCTAGCGCAGCATCATAATGCCCATAACAGCGGAAACCCCATGAAGTGCTCCATATGTGAAAAAACATATCGACCAGGTTCTGGAAATGCCACTCCAACTTCGTCAACGGCCACCCCTGGGCAACCATCCAATGACGAAGCATCGTCGAGTGGCAGCGCTGCTGTTGGGACATCAGGCCAGCCTACATTCGAGCCTTCGCAACCTGACCGGCCGTACAAGTGTTCGGTGTGCTCCAAGGGCTTCCGTCACTTATCCGAGCTCACACGTCACGAACGCGTCCACACAGGCGAGAAGCCGTTTAAATGCGAAACATGCGACAAAAGCTTCAGCCAGTCCTCACATCTAGCCCACCACCAGCGTACTCACAGCTCTGAACGACCATTCAAGTGCGCGGTGTGCGAGAAGAGCTTCAAGCACCGCTCCCACCTAGTCCGTCACATGTATGCCCACTCGGGTGAGCACCTTTTCAAGTGTAACCTCTGCGAGTTGCATTTCAAAGAGTCTTCCGAGCTCCTCCACCACCAGTGTCAGCCGCAAGGTGCTCGGCCGTTCCGCTGTGCCACATGTGGGAAGGGCTTCAAGCGTCCGTCCGACCTGCGACAGCATGAACGCACCCACTCAGAGGAACGCCCGTTCCACTGTGAAGACTGCCAGATGAGCTTTAAACAACAGTACGCCCTGGTGCGCCACCGGCGCACACACAAGGCCTCCGCCGACCGCCCCTTCAAATGCAACCTGTGCGACAAGGGCTTCCTGCAGCCGTCCCACCTGTTGTACCACCAGCACGTTCACGGCATGGACAACCTCTTCAAGTGTGCATCCTGTGGCAAGGGCTTCAGCCAGTCTGGGGAGCTGCTACGTCACAAATGTGGTGAGTCCTCCTCGACACCCACAAATCCAGACAAGCCCTACAAGTGTGACGTGTGCGGAAAGGCTTACAAAAAGGCCACCACGCTACAGCGCCATCAGAATTCCCACTGCACAGAGAAGCCTCTCAAATGCTCGCTGTGTGACCGACGCTTCCTGTCCTCCTCAGAGTTCGTGCAGCACCGATGCGACCCATCCCGGGAGAAGCCCTTGAAGTGTCCTGACTGCGAGAAGCGCTTCAAGTACTCCTCGGAGATGCAGCGACACAGGCGCGtacacaccggagagaagccctACAAGTGTGCCAGTTGCGACAAGGGTTTCAAGCAGCGGGAACACCTGGCCAAGCATCAAAGCGTGCATGCGAGAGATGCCCAGTTTAAATGTGTATGGTGCGGAGAGCGTTTCGCTGATCTAGGTGCCCTTCAAGAGCACACTGTCCAGCACACGGCTGAAGGTGGCGGATACCCCGTGTCTTCTCTCATTCAGTAA